Proteins encoded in a region of the Enterococcus gilvus ATCC BAA-350 genome:
- a CDS encoding NAD(P)-dependent oxidoreductase, giving the protein MYTGDGLFFILEVKQMKIGFIGTGVMGKSIVKHFLAAGYEVAVYNRTKSKTDELVAHGAIWQDTPAEVTNASEIIFSMVGYPSDVEEIYYGAKGIFSTEVAEKILIDLTTSTPTLAEKIYQTAKEKDASSLDAPVSGGDLGAQNGTLTIMVGGDRGVYDRVIPLFEIMGKSYSLQGEAGAGQHTKMANQIMIAGTMTGMTEMLVYAKAANLDVSKVLETLGGGAAQNWSMSNYAPRILKSDYSPGFFVKHFIKDLKIALDEAEKMDLDLPATKLAIELYERLADQGFENDGTQALIKLWWSES; this is encoded by the coding sequence ATGTATACTGGAGATGGATTATTTTTTATTTTGGAGGTAAAGCAGATGAAAATAGGATTTATCGGTACTGGCGTGATGGGAAAATCGATTGTAAAGCATTTTTTAGCAGCAGGATACGAGGTCGCTGTATACAATCGTACAAAAAGTAAAACGGATGAATTAGTTGCACACGGTGCAATTTGGCAAGATACGCCAGCAGAGGTGACGAATGCCAGCGAGATTATTTTTTCTATGGTAGGCTATCCTAGCGATGTTGAAGAAATCTATTATGGAGCGAAGGGTATTTTTTCAACAGAGGTGGCTGAAAAGATCTTGATTGATTTGACGACGTCGACACCGACCTTGGCAGAAAAAATTTATCAAACAGCTAAAGAAAAAGACGCGTCTTCATTAGATGCTCCTGTTTCGGGCGGTGACTTAGGTGCCCAAAACGGAACGTTGACAATCATGGTCGGCGGCGACCGCGGGGTGTATGACCGGGTGATACCGTTATTTGAAATAATGGGAAAAAGTTATTCTCTTCAAGGTGAAGCTGGTGCGGGACAACATACCAAAATGGCGAACCAAATCATGATTGCCGGAACAATGACCGGCATGACAGAAATGCTTGTCTATGCGAAAGCAGCCAATTTAGACGTTTCGAAAGTGTTAGAAACCTTAGGCGGCGGTGCTGCTCAAAACTGGTCCATGTCGAATTACGCACCACGTATTTTGAAATCGGACTATTCGCCAGGCTTCTTTGTAAAGCACTTTATCAAAGACTTGAAAATCGCCTTAGACGAGGCTGAGAAAATGGACCTTGATTTACCAGCAACTAAATTAGCCATAGAGCTATATGAACGCTTGGCAGACCAAGGATTCGAAAATGATGGGACGCAAGCGTTGATTAAATTGTGGTGGTCTGAATCTTAA
- a CDS encoding glycosyltransferase family 4 protein produces the protein MRIGFFTDTYFPQVSGVATSIRTLKDQLEEQGHEVFIFTTTDPDADEFEKDIVRMPSVPFVSFTDRRIVVRGIWFAYQIAKELNLDIIHTHTEFGAGFLGKLVANRLRIPVVHTYHTMYEDYLHYIANGKVVRPTHVKHFIKMFVNHSTGVVCPSKRVVDTLQRYEVEIPMRIIPTGIDVKHFVRPDITKEQTDQLRQNLGIQENELMILSLSRISYEKNIHVIVQQFTEILMSFPKARLVIVGKGPYREDLEELASELGIEEYVQFTGEVPHEEVAYYYHAADYFVSASTSETQGLTYAEAIASGTQCIVEGNDYLEQLLDHESLGITFERDNDFSDCFVRYAQQQIPVDPEVQKNKLIEISAERFGSEILKFYQEMILYYEQNHVEVRSPAHTVQKMRVRINSLRNSEDK, from the coding sequence GTGCGAATTGGTTTTTTTACAGACACCTATTTTCCCCAAGTAAGCGGGGTTGCAACATCTATTAGAACGTTGAAAGATCAGCTTGAGGAACAGGGCCATGAAGTATTCATATTTACGACAACTGATCCTGACGCCGATGAGTTTGAAAAAGATATCGTCCGAATGCCGAGTGTGCCCTTTGTATCCTTTACGGATCGACGGATCGTTGTACGGGGCATTTGGTTTGCGTATCAAATTGCGAAAGAATTGAACTTGGATATCATCCACACCCATACAGAATTTGGTGCGGGCTTCTTAGGCAAATTGGTGGCGAACCGGTTGCGAATCCCAGTGGTTCATACGTACCACACGATGTATGAGGACTATCTTCATTATATTGCCAATGGAAAAGTGGTTCGACCGACACATGTGAAGCACTTTATAAAAATGTTTGTTAATCATTCTACAGGAGTCGTTTGCCCAAGTAAGCGGGTGGTGGATACTCTGCAGCGTTATGAGGTGGAGATCCCTATGCGGATTATTCCGACGGGGATCGACGTGAAGCATTTTGTTCGGCCGGATATTACCAAAGAGCAAACGGATCAATTGCGGCAGAACTTAGGAATTCAAGAGAACGAGCTGATGATTTTATCTCTCAGCCGTATTTCCTATGAAAAAAATATCCATGTCATCGTGCAGCAATTTACTGAGATTCTTATGAGTTTTCCGAAGGCGCGTCTTGTTATTGTTGGTAAGGGCCCTTATCGTGAAGATCTAGAAGAATTGGCGAGTGAACTCGGTATTGAGGAGTATGTTCAGTTTACCGGAGAAGTTCCTCATGAGGAAGTAGCGTATTATTACCATGCAGCGGATTACTTTGTCAGCGCGTCAACCTCAGAAACACAAGGTCTGACCTACGCTGAGGCGATTGCTTCCGGTACGCAATGTATCGTGGAAGGAAACGATTATTTAGAGCAATTATTGGATCATGAATCTTTAGGGATCACGTTTGAACGAGACAACGATTTTAGTGATTGCTTTGTTCGTTACGCGCAGCAACAGATCCCGGTAGATCCTGAAGTACAAAAAAATAAACTGATCGAGATCTCTGCCGAACGCTTTGGAAGTGAGATTCTTAAGTTCTATCAGGAAATGATTCTTTATTATGAACAAAATCATGTGGAAGTAAGGTCTCCCGCGCATACAGTTCAAAAAATGCGTGTCCGGATCAACTCCCTCAGAAATAGCGAAGATAAATAA
- a CDS encoding phosphocarrier protein HPr, giving the protein MEKKDFHVVAETGIHARPATLLVQAASKFNSDINLEYKGKSVNLKSIMGVMSLGVGQGSDVTISAEGADEKEAMEAIVETMKKEGLSE; this is encoded by the coding sequence ATGGAAAAAAAAGATTTTCACGTAGTAGCAGAAACAGGGATTCATGCACGTCCCGCAACTTTATTAGTGCAAGCTGCAAGCAAATTTAACTCTGATATTAACTTAGAGTATAAAGGAAAATCAGTTAACCTTAAATCAATCATGGGCGTTATGTCTCTAGGTGTTGGCCAAGGTTCTGACGTGACTATCTCTGCTGAAGGTGCTGACGAAAAAGAAGCAATGGAAGCAATCGTAGAAACAATGAAGAAAGAAGGATTATCTGAATAA
- a CDS encoding acyl carrier protein: protein MTFEKIQDIIVEELGVEKEAVKMETNIQEDLEADSLDLFQIINEIEDEFDVKIETEDGITTVKDLVEYVEKQQNA, encoded by the coding sequence ATGACATTCGAAAAAATTCAAGACATCATCGTAGAAGAGCTAGGAGTAGAAAAAGAAGCAGTTAAAATGGAAACAAACATCCAAGAAGATCTTGAAGCGGACAGCTTGGACCTATTCCAAATTATCAATGAAATCGAAGACGAATTTGATGTGAAGATCGAAACAGAAGATGGCATCACAACTGTTAAAGATTTAGTTGAATACGTTGAAAAACAACAAAACGCTTAA
- a CDS encoding glycosyltransferase, with protein sequence MKVLLYFEGQNVIGKSGIGRALSHQRRALDAVGIEYTLDPNSTDYDLLHVNTYGPKSLYLVKKAKKMGKKVIYHAHSTEEDFRNSFIGSNQLAPFVKKWLVALYEQSDHLITPTPYSKKLLQQYGLTQPIAAISNGIDLKRYYPDEYKEAAFRRHFHLSETQKVVICVGLFFERKGIIDFVEIAKKMPEYTFIWFGSVPMLSIPREIRKIVKKDHPENVLFPGYINGDLIEGAYSGADLFFFPSYEETEGIVVLEALASQQQILLRDIPVYEGWMENRVNCYMGTTNQEFEGLIRQLVNHQLPNLALTGFKTAQEKSITQIGKELKAVYQKVLGVPYDHQVYGRIAK encoded by the coding sequence ATGAAAGTATTACTTTATTTTGAAGGACAAAATGTTATTGGAAAATCCGGAATCGGCAGAGCCTTAAGTCATCAAAGAAGAGCACTGGATGCGGTGGGGATCGAGTACACATTAGATCCAAATTCGACCGATTATGATTTATTACATGTAAATACATATGGACCTAAAAGTCTCTATTTAGTTAAAAAAGCGAAAAAAATGGGCAAGAAAGTGATTTATCATGCGCATTCTACGGAAGAGGATTTCCGAAATTCGTTTATCGGCTCAAATCAGTTGGCACCTTTCGTAAAAAAATGGTTAGTGGCTTTGTATGAGCAGTCCGATCACCTGATTACACCGACACCTTATTCAAAAAAGCTGTTGCAACAATATGGTTTGACCCAGCCGATCGCTGCCATTTCAAATGGAATCGATCTAAAACGGTATTATCCAGATGAATACAAAGAAGCGGCTTTTCGCCGACATTTTCATTTATCGGAAACACAAAAAGTAGTGATTTGTGTGGGATTGTTTTTCGAGCGTAAGGGAATCATTGATTTTGTGGAGATTGCTAAAAAAATGCCCGAATACACATTTATCTGGTTTGGCAGTGTTCCGATGCTTTCTATACCAAGAGAAATTCGCAAAATCGTCAAAAAAGATCATCCTGAAAATGTTCTTTTTCCTGGTTATATCAATGGCGATCTGATTGAGGGAGCTTACTCAGGGGCGGATTTATTTTTCTTTCCTTCCTATGAAGAAACAGAAGGGATCGTTGTTTTAGAGGCGTTAGCCAGTCAACAGCAGATCTTATTAAGGGATATCCCTGTCTATGAAGGCTGGATGGAGAATCGCGTAAACTGTTATATGGGAACTACGAATCAGGAATTTGAAGGATTGATCCGACAATTGGTCAATCATCAATTGCCAAATCTTGCACTGACAGGATTTAAAACTGCGCAGGAAAAAAGTATTACGCAGATCGGGAAAGAACTAAAAGCGGTGTATCAAAAAGTTTTAGGTGTTCCCTATGATCATCAAGTCTATGGAAGAATCGCAAAGTAG
- a CDS encoding beta-ketoacyl-ACP synthase III encodes MSMSFGKIIATARYLPERVVTNDDLAEWMETSDEWIQSRTGIKQRHIAEVENTSDMCAQVAKKLISKATIDPMSLDFIIVATMSPDYTSPSVACQVQGQIGAKQAMAFDVTAACAGFVYAVATAENFIRGGMKRGIVIGGEKISKLLDWQDRSSAVLFGDGAAGILLEANEEPSIIKQMLRSDGERASSLTSGFRKNSNIFHEEPETNTALAMDGRGIWNFALNDVTKSLKEFIGDESVDYYLLHQANKRIIEKIARKMNEPIEKFPMNLMNYGNTSAASIPILLDELVEANVLSLNSNQKVVLTGYGGGLSWGNLLIQL; translated from the coding sequence ATGAGTATGAGCTTCGGAAAGATCATTGCAACAGCACGCTACTTACCTGAAAGAGTCGTTACCAATGATGACTTAGCTGAATGGATGGAAACGTCTGATGAATGGATTCAATCGAGAACGGGAATCAAACAACGGCATATAGCGGAAGTAGAAAATACTTCTGATATGTGCGCGCAGGTTGCGAAGAAACTGATCAGCAAGGCAACGATCGATCCAATGAGTTTGGATTTCATTATTGTTGCGACGATGTCTCCTGACTATACTTCGCCCTCGGTCGCTTGTCAGGTTCAAGGACAGATCGGGGCAAAGCAGGCGATGGCGTTTGATGTAACTGCTGCCTGTGCAGGTTTTGTGTACGCGGTAGCAACTGCCGAAAATTTTATTCGCGGCGGGATGAAGCGGGGAATCGTAATTGGCGGAGAAAAGATTTCTAAGCTGTTAGATTGGCAAGATCGTTCATCCGCTGTTCTTTTCGGAGATGGCGCTGCCGGTATTTTACTTGAGGCAAATGAAGAACCTTCTATTATAAAGCAGATGCTGCGGTCAGATGGTGAACGTGCAAGTTCTTTGACTTCAGGCTTCCGTAAAAACAGTAATATTTTCCATGAAGAACCAGAAACGAATACGGCCTTGGCAATGGACGGCCGCGGTATCTGGAATTTCGCACTAAACGACGTCACCAAAAGTTTGAAAGAATTTATCGGTGACGAGTCAGTTGATTATTATTTGCTGCATCAAGCAAACAAACGAATCATTGAGAAAATCGCTCGTAAAATGAACGAGCCGATTGAAAAGTTCCCTATGAATTTAATGAATTATGGGAATACTTCAGCGGCGAGCATCCCAATTTTATTGGATGAACTCGTTGAAGCAAATGTTTTATCTTTAAACAGCAATCAAAAAGTGGTATTGACAGGCTACGGCGGCGGATTATCGTGGGGCAACCTGCTTATCCAGCTATAA
- a CDS encoding ATP-dependent Clp protease ATP-binding subunit, which translates to MLCQNCHENEATIHLYANVNGQRKQLDYCQSCYQKLKNQAGGAPQMAGNDPFGFGSLDDLFRSMSQQMQQRQGAADQTPPTQFGGGNGINNQPPRGNGGGGLLDEYGINITGQAREGNIDPVVGRDDEIQRVIEILNRRTKNNPVLIGEPGVGKTAVVEGLAQKIVDGDVPQKLMDKEVIRLDVASLVQGTGIRGQFEERMQKLIEEIRQAENIILFIDEVHEIVGAGAAGDGNMDAGNILKPALARGELQMVGATTLNEYRIIEKDAALERRMQPVRVEEPSVQETIEILKGLQPRYEDYHHVKYTDDAIKAAAELSNRYIQDRFLPDKAIDLLDETGSKKNLTIQIVDPKMIDKKLAEAEQQKSQASQEEDFEKAAYYRDQINKLQKMKDRQITDEETPVITEKDMEKIVEKRTGIPVGELKEKEQTQLKNLASDLKQHVIGQDEAVEKVAKAIRRNRVGLNKKNRPIGSFLFVGPTGVGKTELARQLAEELFGSSDSMIRFDMSEYMEKHSVSKLIGSPPGYVGYEEAGQLTEQVRRHPYSLILLDEVEKAHPDVLHMFLQILDDGRLTDSQGRTVSFKDTIIIMTSNAGTGKIEANVGFGAARDGVTRSVLGQLKDFFAPEFLNRFDGIIEFSSLSKENLMKIVSLMLDDVNELLASQKLHIEVPNNVKEKLVDLGYDPAMGARPLRRTIQENIEDGIAEFYLDHPTITELKAKLDKEDHIVITSKPERLAKEDKK; encoded by the coding sequence ATGCTTTGCCAAAATTGTCATGAAAATGAAGCAACGATTCATTTATATGCAAATGTCAATGGTCAACGAAAGCAACTAGATTATTGCCAGAGTTGTTATCAAAAATTAAAGAATCAAGCTGGAGGTGCGCCACAGATGGCAGGAAATGATCCTTTTGGTTTTGGAAGTTTAGACGATTTGTTCCGTTCCATGTCCCAACAAATGCAACAACGACAAGGAGCTGCAGATCAAACACCACCAACCCAATTCGGCGGTGGAAATGGAATAAATAATCAACCCCCTCGCGGAAATGGCGGCGGCGGTCTATTGGATGAATATGGTATCAATATTACTGGACAAGCACGTGAAGGAAACATTGATCCCGTAGTCGGTCGTGATGACGAGATCCAACGAGTCATTGAAATCTTGAATCGTCGGACAAAAAATAATCCCGTATTAATTGGCGAACCCGGTGTTGGTAAAACAGCGGTCGTTGAAGGATTGGCACAAAAAATCGTCGATGGCGATGTTCCGCAAAAATTAATGGACAAAGAAGTCATTCGTTTAGATGTCGCTTCTCTTGTGCAAGGTACAGGTATTCGGGGACAATTCGAAGAACGGATGCAAAAATTAATCGAAGAGATTCGTCAAGCTGAAAACATCATCCTATTTATTGATGAAGTTCATGAGATCGTCGGTGCCGGCGCTGCTGGAGACGGCAATATGGATGCTGGGAATATTTTGAAGCCTGCTTTAGCTCGCGGCGAATTACAAATGGTCGGTGCAACCACATTAAATGAATACCGCATCATTGAAAAAGATGCTGCATTGGAACGTCGGATGCAACCCGTTCGCGTGGAAGAGCCTTCTGTTCAAGAAACCATTGAGATCCTCAAAGGTCTGCAACCACGTTACGAAGATTATCATCATGTAAAATATACGGATGATGCCATCAAAGCTGCGGCTGAGTTATCAAATCGTTACATCCAAGACCGCTTTTTACCTGATAAAGCAATTGATTTGCTGGATGAAACAGGGTCGAAGAAAAACTTAACGATTCAAATTGTTGATCCAAAAATGATCGATAAAAAATTGGCCGAAGCAGAGCAACAAAAATCACAAGCTTCTCAAGAAGAAGACTTTGAAAAAGCTGCTTACTACCGCGATCAAATCAACAAATTGCAAAAAATGAAAGACCGTCAGATAACAGATGAAGAAACACCGGTTATCACTGAAAAGGACATGGAGAAAATCGTTGAGAAACGTACAGGCATCCCTGTCGGTGAATTAAAAGAAAAAGAACAAACACAATTGAAAAATCTTGCAAGTGATTTGAAACAACACGTCATTGGACAAGATGAAGCGGTAGAAAAAGTTGCGAAAGCCATTCGCCGTAATCGTGTTGGTTTAAACAAAAAAAATCGTCCGATCGGTTCCTTCTTATTCGTTGGACCAACAGGTGTCGGTAAAACAGAATTGGCTCGTCAGTTAGCAGAAGAACTTTTTGGATCAAGCGACTCTATGATTCGTTTTGACATGAGTGAGTATATGGAAAAACACAGTGTGTCTAAATTGATTGGTTCACCTCCAGGCTATGTTGGGTATGAAGAAGCTGGTCAATTAACGGAGCAAGTTCGACGTCATCCATACAGTTTGATTTTATTGGATGAAGTTGAAAAGGCACATCCAGATGTTCTTCATATGTTCTTACAAATTCTTGATGACGGCCGTTTAACGGACTCACAAGGTCGGACTGTCAGCTTCAAGGATACGATCATTATTATGACAAGTAATGCTGGTACTGGTAAAATCGAAGCAAATGTCGGTTTTGGTGCCGCTCGTGACGGCGTTACTCGTTCTGTATTGGGACAATTGAAAGATTTCTTTGCCCCAGAATTCTTGAACCGTTTTGATGGGATCATCGAATTCAGTTCGCTGTCAAAAGAAAATCTTATGAAGATCGTTTCATTGATGTTAGATGATGTAAATGAACTTTTAGCTTCACAAAAATTGCACATTGAAGTGCCGAATAATGTGAAAGAGAAATTAGTTGATCTTGGCTACGATCCTGCAATGGGTGCTCGCCCACTTCGTCGTACGATCCAAGAAAATATCGAAGATGGGATCGCCGAATTCTATTTAGATCATCCAACCATTACAGAGCTAAAAGCGAAACTTGATAAGGAAGATCATATCGTCATCACTTCTAAACCTGAACGTTTAGCAAAAGAAGATAAAAAATAA
- a CDS encoding MarR family winged helix-turn-helix transcriptional regulator: MEKNWEELNTYLVSIFNDVLSIEENELKKSKFSDLTITEMHTIDAIGMYKKKTTTEVARELLVTVGTLTTSINRLVKKGYVERIRSEDDRRVVKLGLTKTGRLVFRVHQHFHLEMVKSAIKDLNTEEQEVFRKALANLYSYLEEIK; the protein is encoded by the coding sequence ATGGAAAAAAACTGGGAAGAATTAAATACCTATTTAGTTTCTATTTTCAACGACGTTTTGTCGATTGAAGAAAACGAACTAAAAAAATCAAAATTCAGCGATTTGACGATTACAGAGATGCACACCATCGATGCGATCGGGATGTACAAAAAAAAGACGACGACGGAAGTTGCTAGAGAACTGTTAGTTACCGTTGGAACATTGACGACATCCATCAATCGTTTAGTGAAAAAGGGCTATGTAGAACGGATTCGGAGCGAGGATGATCGTCGAGTCGTTAAACTGGGTTTGACGAAAACGGGACGCTTAGTCTTTCGAGTTCATCAACACTTTCACTTGGAGATGGTGAAAAGTGCCATCAAAGACTTGAATACAGAAGAGCAAGAAGTTTTTCGAAAAGCTCTAGCGAATCTATATAGTTATTTAGAGGAGATCAAATGA
- a CDS encoding YkuJ family protein: MKHSQLVAIIKRLEAMTESTDNEVQLRRFEKEGVEKCTVTYDNTTETFELTESDSKQSYQFDNIDIVAMEIYDLIQ; the protein is encoded by the coding sequence ATGAAACATTCACAATTAGTTGCCATTATTAAACGCTTGGAAGCAATGACTGAATCAACGGATAATGAAGTACAATTGCGTCGTTTTGAAAAAGAAGGCGTAGAAAAATGTACTGTAACTTATGATAATACAACAGAAACATTTGAGCTGACTGAAAGCGACAGCAAACAATCTTATCAATTTGATAACATCGACATTGTTGCGATGGAAATTTATGATTTGATTCAATAA
- the ptsP gene encoding phosphoenolpyruvate--protein phosphotransferase — MVELLKGIAASDGVAVAKAYLLVQPDLSFKQNNVEDTAAEEKRLDDALAASSAELEKIRDKAAKSLGEEEAQVFDAHLMVLSDPEMIGQIKQHIQDNKVNAESSLKEVTDMYIGMFEAMDDNAYMQERAADIRDVTKRVMAHLLGVTLPDPSMIDEEVVVVAHDLTPSDTAQLDKNFVKAFVTDIGGRTSHSAIMARSLEIPAIVGTKEITAKAKEGVLLAVNGITGETIINPTEEEAAEYQKAGEAYATQKAEWEKLKDAETVTADGKHFELAANIGTPKDLEGVHNNGAEAIGLYRTEFLYMDSSDFPTEDDQFEAYKAVLEGMGDKPVVVRTMDIGGDKELPYLTLPHEMNPFLGYRALRISLSELGDDMFRTQLRALLRASVHGNLRIMFPMVATLKEFRAAKKMFNEEKEKLVNEGVKVSDTIQVGIMIEIPAAAVLADKFAKEVDFFSIGTNDLIQYTMAADRMNERVSYLYQPYNPSILRLIKNVIDAAHAEGKWAGMCGEMAGDQTAVPLLMGMGLDEFSMSATSILRTRSLMKRLTTDKMAELSEKALKECDTMEEVQALVEEYVK, encoded by the coding sequence ATGGTTGAATTACTAAAAGGTATTGCCGCTAGTGACGGAGTAGCCGTTGCAAAAGCTTATCTGCTAGTACAACCGGATTTATCTTTCAAACAAAATAATGTAGAAGACACTGCTGCCGAAGAAAAGCGTTTAGACGACGCTTTGGCGGCTTCTTCTGCTGAATTAGAAAAAATTCGGGATAAAGCAGCAAAAAGCTTAGGTGAAGAAGAAGCACAAGTTTTTGATGCTCATTTGATGGTTCTTTCAGACCCAGAAATGATTGGTCAAATCAAACAACATATACAAGATAATAAAGTGAACGCTGAAAGTTCACTTAAAGAAGTAACCGATATGTATATCGGCATGTTCGAGGCGATGGATGATAACGCTTATATGCAAGAACGTGCGGCAGATATCCGTGACGTTACGAAACGTGTAATGGCACATCTTTTGGGTGTGACTTTACCAGATCCATCAATGATCGATGAAGAAGTTGTCGTTGTTGCGCATGACTTGACGCCAAGTGATACTGCACAATTGGATAAAAACTTTGTAAAAGCCTTTGTTACTGATATCGGTGGACGTACGTCTCACTCAGCAATCATGGCTCGTTCATTAGAAATTCCAGCAATTGTTGGAACAAAAGAAATCACTGCCAAAGCAAAAGAGGGTGTTTTACTTGCGGTCAATGGGATCACAGGTGAAACAATCATTAACCCAACTGAAGAAGAAGCGGCTGAATACCAAAAAGCTGGCGAAGCTTATGCAACGCAAAAAGCTGAATGGGAAAAATTAAAAGACGCTGAAACAGTGACTGCTGATGGTAAGCATTTTGAATTAGCTGCGAATATCGGAACACCTAAAGACCTAGAAGGTGTTCACAATAATGGCGCTGAAGCGATTGGGCTGTACCGTACAGAGTTCTTATACATGGACTCATCTGATTTCCCAACAGAAGACGATCAATTTGAAGCTTATAAAGCCGTTTTAGAAGGCATGGGCGACAAACCAGTCGTTGTTCGTACAATGGATATCGGTGGGGACAAAGAACTTCCTTACTTGACGTTGCCTCATGAAATGAACCCATTCTTGGGCTACCGTGCATTGCGCATCAGTTTATCTGAATTGGGCGATGACATGTTCCGTACACAGTTACGTGCATTGTTGCGTGCGTCTGTTCATGGCAACTTGCGTATTATGTTCCCAATGGTTGCAACATTGAAAGAGTTCCGTGCAGCGAAGAAAATGTTCAACGAAGAAAAAGAAAAACTTGTTAATGAAGGCGTGAAGGTTTCTGACACGATCCAAGTCGGAATCATGATCGAAATTCCTGCAGCGGCTGTTTTAGCTGACAAGTTTGCCAAAGAAGTTGATTTCTTCAGTATTGGTACGAATGACTTGATTCAATACACAATGGCGGCTGACCGTATGAACGAACGCGTTTCTTACTTATATCAACCATATAACCCATCAATCTTACGTTTGATCAAAAACGTGATCGATGCAGCGCATGCTGAAGGTAAATGGGCTGGTATGTGTGGCGAAATGGCCGGCGATCAAACAGCAGTTCCGTTATTAATGGGTATGGGATTAGATGAGTTCTCTATGAGTGCGACATCTATTCTTAGAACACGCAGCTTAATGAAACGTTTAACAACGGATAAAATGGCTGAACTATCTGAAAAAGCATTAAAAGAATGCGATACAATGGAAGAAGTTCAAGCATTAGTTGAAGAATACGTAAAATAA
- a CDS encoding SAM-dependent methyltransferase, producing MLDKEVYNQLFKPSFSKKTEVTFWDGSVKEYGNPEEDTVFKILFNEKIPVKELMNNASLALGEAYMEKKIEIEGDLQALIYDVYNQSNGFFHNTNFKKWMPKEKHTKKQSAHDIHSHYDLGNEFYELWLDRTLTYSCAFFETPEDSLEQAQINKVHHILDKLFIQPGETLLDIGCGWGTLILTAAKEYKVKAKGITLSEEQYQHIQEIIKEEHLEESVSVELMDYRDLKGTFDHITSVGMFEHVGAENLQEYFKVVEGHLAPNGTALIHGISRQQGGAKNAWINQYIFPGGYIPGVTELVGHITENDLQLIDLESLRRDYQLTLEHWTKNFHEVADKVIEQKDEAFYRMWDLYLQACAASFQASNIDVIQYLLVHPNNNAIPMHRNV from the coding sequence ATGTTAGACAAAGAAGTATACAATCAATTATTTAAACCATCTTTTTCTAAAAAAACAGAAGTTACTTTTTGGGATGGTTCAGTGAAGGAATACGGAAATCCCGAAGAGGATACCGTCTTCAAGATTCTTTTCAACGAAAAAATTCCGGTGAAGGAATTAATGAACAATGCATCTCTCGCGTTAGGCGAAGCATACATGGAAAAGAAAATCGAAATTGAAGGCGATCTTCAGGCCTTGATCTACGATGTTTACAATCAATCAAATGGCTTTTTCCATAACACTAATTTCAAAAAGTGGATGCCAAAGGAAAAGCATACAAAAAAACAATCAGCACATGATATCCATAGCCATTATGATTTAGGAAATGAATTTTATGAATTGTGGTTAGATCGCACCTTGACCTATTCGTGCGCTTTTTTTGAAACGCCGGAAGATTCTTTGGAGCAAGCACAAATCAATAAAGTGCATCATATTTTAGATAAATTATTTATTCAGCCGGGTGAAACGTTGTTAGATATTGGTTGCGGCTGGGGAACGTTGATCTTAACCGCGGCTAAAGAGTACAAAGTGAAGGCTAAGGGGATCACGCTTAGTGAAGAACAGTACCAACACATTCAAGAAATCATTAAAGAGGAACATTTGGAAGAGAGCGTTTCTGTTGAATTGATGGACTATCGTGACTTGAAAGGGACCTTTGATCATATCACGAGTGTAGGAATGTTCGAGCACGTGGGTGCGGAAAATCTGCAAGAGTATTTTAAAGTCGTTGAAGGTCACCTAGCACCGAATGGGACAGCATTGATTCATGGAATCAGCCGTCAACAAGGCGGAGCAAAAAATGCGTGGATCAATCAATACATCTTCCCAGGCGGATATATTCCAGGCGTTACTGAATTGGTAGGACACATTACTGAAAATGACCTGCAGCTAATTGACCTTGAAAGCTTGCGTCGGGATTATCAATTAACATTAGAGCACTGGACTAAAAACTTCCATGAAGTAGCAGATAAAGTGATCGAGCAAAAAGATGAAGCTTTTTATCGAATGTGGGATCTTTATTTGCAAGCCTGTGCAGCGTCATTTCAAGCGAGCAATATTGATGTCATTCAATATTTGCTGGTTCATCCAAATAATAATGCAATTCCTATGCATAGAAATGTTTAA